The Pseudomonadales bacterium genome window below encodes:
- the queF gene encoding NADPH-dependent 7-cyano-7-deazaguanine reductase QueF, whose protein sequence is MAFDPKYQQHIPLGKSTQYSFEYDPSLLFPIARSAGRDKIGLQQDIPFSGYDRWTAFELSWLDAQGKPKVAVAEFDFAATAPNIIESKSFKLYLNSFNQTQFADESLLLQCLADDLSTASGAEVAVRLFAVNDYPRTADVSSYLRLDDLDVACSSYQTDANLLGVESASEKELQRYCFDAFRSLCPVTAQPDWASVYIDFHGAKLDSASLLQYLVSYRNHQGFHEQCVEQIFMDLLQLDSAAVISVYARFLRRGGLDINPIR, encoded by the coding sequence ATGGCATTTGATCCGAAATATCAGCAGCATATCCCGCTTGGCAAGTCCACGCAGTATAGCTTTGAATACGATCCATCATTACTGTTTCCGATTGCCCGTTCAGCTGGACGCGATAAGATCGGTCTGCAGCAGGATATCCCTTTTAGCGGCTACGATCGCTGGACTGCCTTTGAGCTGTCGTGGCTTGATGCGCAAGGAAAGCCTAAAGTGGCGGTGGCAGAATTTGATTTTGCGGCCACAGCGCCGAACATCATTGAGTCGAAATCGTTTAAATTATATTTAAACTCGTTCAATCAAACCCAGTTCGCCGATGAATCGCTTTTATTGCAGTGTTTAGCTGATGATCTGAGCACGGCATCGGGAGCAGAGGTTGCGGTGCGCCTATTTGCTGTTAATGATTATCCTCGCACTGCCGACGTTTCAAGCTATCTTCGACTGGATGATCTGGACGTTGCCTGCAGCAGCTATCAAACAGATGCGAATTTGCTCGGTGTTGAGTCCGCTAGTGAGAAAGAGCTGCAGCGCTATTGCTTTGATGCATTTCGCTCGCTATGTCCGGTGACGGCACAGCCAGATTGGGCCTCAGTATATATCGACTTTCATGGTGCGAAGCTTGATAGCGCGTCTTTGCTGCAATATCTGGTGTCATATCGCAACCATCAAGGCTTTCATGAGCAATGCGTCGAGCAAATTTTCATGGATTTACTGCAGCTGGATAGCGCCGCGGTAATTTCTGTGTATGCGCGATTTTTACGTCGTGGTGGTCTGGACATTAATCCAATACGCCA